The following are encoded together in the Pseudomonas xantholysinigenes genome:
- a CDS encoding S8 family serine peptidase, with product MSIDIEFTYFRNFRFDGKLHVRGLGKDLDKVDSIRYLLRSVGPQGPKRLSEKVAPAHARTGKLADLGCPAVFTVAQSPGQYTITPHVTLTAAAGGGEQRLAPLAFTIVEDETTRSILDTVPLIGFSERQRRSAESRRAPFDALLEDNPGINQQPALPALVVEFSENGLEQFRQALQPGSQSSLLQAWPTLASLVDPQPYHAANDLPAALRRFHLVAHPAGLANDAYLALCSALAALDYVESAQLLPTLVESSWLSDRVERLRLFDVLLDLSMMLIGSVPVRSSMAPPPPPTPNFTHLQTYLDAPDSATRGLNIRRAWAGQVNGKGARVHLIDGGLFANHEDLRSNPDLHVISLGDNDDPRHGTASIGILVANPDKVGITGICHGSEVRLHHARAENAQGESLALLGLHEQVAAGDIVVIPQQIRDLATPGTNLPIVHNKVFWAHLKLLAERGAVVLCAAGNGHERDHERTGARKDEGVDLSSGRFYSDHGDANVILVGACDSTTGKAHEFSNHHYPHRMLNAWGDGVVTLSFGDLQDRPGDDRDYTSRYGGTSSAAPMAAGAMSLIQSYAMREHHIYLDADQLHLLVMQSGYSDATLPDTLVLPMGRRPNVEAALILLDRTLGAGRFHPARIEL from the coding sequence GTGAGTATTGATATTGAATTTACCTATTTTCGTAACTTTCGTTTCGACGGGAAATTGCACGTTCGCGGCCTGGGCAAGGACCTGGACAAAGTGGATAGCATTCGTTACCTATTACGCAGTGTGGGCCCGCAGGGGCCCAAGCGCCTCTCGGAAAAGGTGGCGCCCGCCCACGCGCGCACTGGCAAGCTGGCTGACCTGGGGTGCCCGGCAGTGTTCACGGTTGCCCAATCGCCAGGCCAATACACCATCACCCCGCATGTCACCTTGACCGCGGCGGCGGGGGGAGGCGAGCAGCGTCTTGCACCACTGGCGTTCACCATTGTCGAGGACGAAACCACCCGATCGATTCTTGACACGGTGCCATTGATCGGTTTCAGCGAGCGCCAGCGGCGCTCCGCCGAAAGCCGGCGTGCCCCCTTCGATGCCCTGCTCGAGGACAACCCTGGGATCAACCAGCAACCGGCGTTGCCCGCTCTGGTGGTGGAATTTTCGGAGAATGGGCTCGAGCAGTTCCGCCAAGCGTTGCAACCGGGCTCGCAATCGTCGCTGCTCCAGGCTTGGCCGACGCTGGCAAGCCTTGTCGATCCGCAACCCTATCACGCTGCAAATGACCTGCCTGCGGCACTGCGGCGCTTTCACCTGGTCGCGCATCCAGCGGGTTTGGCGAATGACGCTTATCTGGCGCTATGCAGCGCCCTGGCTGCGCTGGACTATGTCGAGTCAGCCCAGTTGCTGCCGACCCTGGTTGAGTCGTCCTGGTTGTCGGACCGGGTCGAAAGGCTGCGGCTTTTCGATGTGCTGCTTGACCTGTCGATGATGCTCATCGGCAGTGTGCCCGTGCGCTCTTCGATGGCTCCGCCCCCGCCCCCGACCCCGAACTTCACCCACCTGCAAACCTACCTTGATGCGCCGGACAGCGCCACGCGCGGTCTGAATATACGTAGGGCCTGGGCTGGTCAGGTCAATGGCAAGGGCGCGCGGGTGCATTTGATTGACGGTGGCCTGTTCGCCAACCACGAGGACCTGCGCAGCAACCCCGACCTGCATGTCATATCGCTGGGGGACAACGACGACCCACGTCATGGCACCGCCTCGATCGGGATACTCGTGGCGAACCCGGACAAGGTAGGGATCACCGGGATCTGCCACGGCAGCGAAGTACGCCTGCATCATGCCCGCGCCGAAAATGCCCAGGGCGAATCGCTGGCGCTACTGGGGCTGCACGAACAGGTAGCGGCGGGGGATATCGTGGTGATTCCACAACAGATCCGGGATCTCGCGACCCCTGGAACGAACCTGCCTATCGTGCATAACAAGGTGTTCTGGGCACACCTGAAACTGCTCGCCGAACGCGGCGCGGTGGTTCTTTGCGCGGCCGGCAATGGTCATGAACGGGACCATGAGCGCACGGGGGCAAGGAAAGACGAAGGGGTTGATCTTTCGTCCGGACGTTTCTACTCCGATCATGGGGACGCCAATGTGATACTGGTGGGGGCCTGTGATTCGACGACGGGCAAGGCCCATGAGTTTTCCAATCATCATTATCCGCACCGCATGCTCAACGCCTGGGGTGACGGTGTAGTGACCCTCAGTTTTGGCGACCTGCAGGACAGGCCAGGCGATGATCGGGACTACACCTCGCGCTACGGCGGTACCTCCAGTGCCGCGCCCATGGCGGCTGGCGCAATGAGCCTGATTCAGTCGTATGCGATGCGCGAGCACCATATCTACCTGGACGCCGATCAATTGCACTTGCTGGTCATGCAGTCCGGCTACAGCGACGCCACGCTGCCCGACACGCTGGTGCTGCCCATGGGGCGCCGGCCGAATGTGGAGGCGGCGTTGATATTGCTGGACCGAACGCTCGGCGCAGGGCGCTTCCACCCGGCCAGGATCGAACTCTGA
- a CDS encoding methyl-accepting chemotaxis protein, which produces MEQQYRQVDQVATASHEMSATAQDVARSAAQAAQAAREADQATREGLAVIDRTTTSIDTLAADMSSAMAQVEGLAHNSEKIGSVLEVIRSIAEQTNLLALNAAIEAARAGEAGRGFAVVADEVRNLARRTQESVEETRQVIEALQAGTQEVVGAMDSSHRQAQGGVEQVGQAVSALQRIGQAVTVITDMNLQIASAAEEQSAVAEEINSNVATIRDVTESLSGQANESARVSQSLNSLANQQQGLMDQFRV; this is translated from the coding sequence ATGGAGCAGCAATACCGTCAGGTCGACCAGGTCGCCACCGCCTCCCACGAGATGAGCGCCACCGCCCAGGACGTCGCGCGCAGCGCGGCCCAGGCCGCCCAGGCCGCCCGCGAAGCTGACCAGGCCACCCGCGAAGGCCTGGCGGTGATCGACCGCACCACCACCAGCATCGACACCCTGGCCGCCGACATGAGCAGCGCCATGGCCCAGGTCGAAGGTCTGGCGCACAACAGCGAGAAGATCGGCTCGGTGCTCGAGGTGATCCGCTCGATCGCCGAGCAGACCAACCTGCTGGCGCTCAACGCCGCCATCGAGGCCGCCCGTGCCGGCGAAGCCGGGCGCGGCTTCGCCGTGGTCGCCGACGAGGTGCGCAACCTGGCGCGCCGCACCCAGGAATCGGTGGAAGAAACCCGCCAGGTGATCGAAGCCCTGCAGGCCGGCACCCAGGAGGTGGTCGGCGCCATGGACAGCAGCCACCGCCAGGCCCAGGGCGGCGTCGAGCAGGTCGGCCAGGCCGTCAGCGCGCTGCAGCGCATCGGTCAGGCGGTGACCGTGATCACCGACATGAACCTGCAGATCGCCAGCGCCGCCGAGGAACAGAGCGCGGTCGCCGAGGAGATCAACAGCAACGTCGCCACCATCCGCGACGTCACTGAATCACTCAGCGGCCAGGCCAACGAATCGGCGCGGGTCAGCCAGTCGCTCAACAGCCTGGCCAACCAGCAGCAGGGGTTGATGGACCAGTTCCGCGTCTAA
- a CDS encoding cell wall hydrolase, with protein sequence MRLAWMLFGLSLLASPLPAADSQKAAVAEDKAQALEEKVVEDAPPPKPQETLKPSEVQAVDPAGQSPMDDSITCLARTLYWEAKGADAQDMSAVASVVLNRLGHEGFPDSICAVVKQGVESKSCQFSWWCDGRPDQVEEAERYAVAKEIARKALNQQLKDPTGGALYFHDRSVHPDWAKAYRKTAETTHFLFYRPNTALAR encoded by the coding sequence ATGCGCCTTGCCTGGATGCTGTTCGGCCTGTCCCTGCTTGCCAGCCCACTGCCCGCCGCCGACAGCCAGAAGGCCGCCGTCGCCGAAGACAAGGCGCAGGCACTGGAGGAAAAGGTCGTCGAAGACGCGCCGCCACCCAAACCGCAGGAAACCCTCAAGCCCAGCGAAGTACAGGCCGTCGACCCCGCGGGACAGTCACCGATGGACGACAGCATCACCTGCCTGGCCCGCACCCTCTATTGGGAAGCCAAGGGCGCCGACGCACAGGACATGAGCGCGGTGGCCAGCGTGGTGCTCAACCGCCTCGGCCACGAGGGCTTCCCCGACAGCATCTGCGCGGTGGTCAAGCAAGGCGTCGAAAGCAAGAGCTGCCAGTTTTCCTGGTGGTGCGACGGGCGCCCCGACCAGGTGGAGGAAGCCGAGCGCTACGCGGTGGCCAAGGAAATCGCGCGCAAGGCGCTCAACCAGCAGCTCAAGGACCCCACCGGCGGCGCGCTGTACTTCCACGACCGCTCGGTGCACCCGGACTGGGCCAAGGCCTACCGCAAGACCGCCGAGACCACGCACTTTCTGTTCTACCGGCCCAATACCGCGCTGGCACGCTGA
- a CDS encoding AEC family transporter, with product MLHLLLTTLVPIILLIALGTWLRVRGFLAESFWPGAERLSYYVLLPSLFLHGLATANLDGVPVLGMVGVLMLSTLLGALLLVLYQGAASHDGADFTSVFQGGVRFNNYIGATLAAGIYGSAGIALAAVANAAIVPLVNLLCVLVFARFSARHSSPATVLRAIFANPLIVGCAGGLLLRVSGLGLPAGLEPTVKALGQAALPLGLLCVGAALGGARLGQQVKPLLAASLFKFLVMPVTTWGLCRLFGLGGQAAVVAVLFQALPTASSSYVMARQMGGNAPLMATIIALQTVAAAATLPLVLSLTLG from the coding sequence ATGCTCCACCTGCTGCTGACCACCCTTGTCCCGATCATCCTGCTCATCGCCCTGGGTACCTGGCTGCGGGTCCGCGGCTTTCTCGCCGAGAGCTTCTGGCCCGGCGCCGAACGCCTGAGCTACTACGTATTGCTGCCTTCGTTGTTCCTGCACGGCCTGGCTACCGCCAACCTCGATGGCGTGCCGGTTCTGGGCATGGTCGGCGTACTGATGCTCTCGACCCTGCTCGGCGCCTTGCTGCTGGTGCTCTACCAAGGCGCGGCAAGCCATGACGGCGCCGACTTCACCTCGGTGTTCCAAGGCGGCGTGCGCTTCAACAACTACATCGGCGCAACCCTCGCCGCGGGCATCTACGGCAGCGCCGGCATCGCCCTGGCGGCGGTGGCCAACGCCGCCATCGTGCCGCTGGTGAACCTGCTCTGCGTGCTGGTGTTCGCCCGTTTCAGCGCGCGCCACAGTTCGCCGGCCACGGTGCTCAGGGCGATCTTCGCCAACCCGCTGATCGTCGGCTGCGCCGGCGGCCTGCTACTGCGGGTGAGCGGCCTTGGCTTGCCGGCAGGGCTGGAGCCGACGGTCAAGGCCCTTGGCCAGGCCGCGTTGCCCCTGGGCCTGCTGTGCGTCGGCGCAGCCTTGGGCGGCGCACGCCTGGGCCAGCAGGTCAAGCCACTGCTGGCCGCCTCGCTGTTCAAGTTCCTGGTCATGCCCGTCACCACCTGGGGCCTGTGCCGGCTGTTTGGCCTCGGCGGCCAGGCGGCAGTGGTGGCCGTGCTGTTCCAGGCGCTGCCGACCGCCTCGTCGTCCTACGTGATGGCGCGGCAGATGGGTGGCAATGCACCGCTGATGGCGACCATCATCGCCCTGCAGACCGTCGCCGCCGCCGCGACCCTGCCGTTGGTGTTGAGCCTGACCCTGGGTTGA
- a CDS encoding LysR family transcriptional regulator, with the protein MSLKALRTLVTIARHGTFARAADLLSLTPSAVSLHIKTLEDELQVTLFDRSRRQVVLTEAGQLAVARAEGILAAYDELADTLASGPGLRGRLRIGAIHTVLARRLPRALVWIKAHHPHLHVSVVSGMSAELARRVEDGELDAAITTEPVSPYPQSLRYEPLFEDRFWAIASAELAGQSLPQLLASQPFLRFDKRAWAGRQIEQELRRQRLQVSEQMELDSQEALARMAAMGLGVAIIPMSDDDLARLPEASVLPFGEPQLTRRMVLLEHEKSQRRHLSAVLKTALEALDQGAMQSQ; encoded by the coding sequence GTGTCCCTCAAAGCCCTGCGCACCCTGGTCACCATCGCCCGTCACGGCACCTTCGCCCGCGCCGCCGACCTGCTGAGCCTGACCCCGTCGGCGGTGAGCCTGCACATCAAGACCCTCGAGGACGAGTTGCAGGTCACCTTGTTCGACCGCAGCCGCCGCCAGGTCGTGCTGACCGAGGCCGGCCAGCTCGCCGTGGCCCGGGCCGAAGGGATCCTGGCCGCCTATGACGAACTGGCCGACACCCTGGCCAGCGGCCCGGGCCTGCGCGGCCGTCTGCGTATCGGCGCCATCCACACGGTACTCGCCCGCCGGCTGCCACGGGCGCTGGTGTGGATCAAGGCCCACCACCCGCACTTGCATGTCAGCGTGGTGTCCGGCATGTCGGCGGAACTGGCCCGGCGCGTCGAAGATGGCGAGCTGGACGCGGCGATCACCACCGAGCCGGTCAGCCCCTACCCGCAGAGCCTGCGGTACGAGCCGTTGTTCGAGGACCGCTTCTGGGCCATCGCCAGCGCCGAACTGGCAGGCCAGAGCCTGCCACAGCTGCTGGCCAGCCAGCCGTTCCTGCGCTTCGACAAGCGCGCCTGGGCAGGCCGGCAGATCGAACAGGAGCTGCGCCGCCAGCGCCTGCAAGTCAGCGAGCAGATGGAACTGGACAGCCAGGAAGCCCTGGCCCGCATGGCCGCCATGGGGCTGGGCGTGGCAATCATTCCCATGAGCGATGACGACCTGGCGCGTTTGCCAGAGGCCAGTGTGCTGCCCTTTGGCGAACCGCAGCTGACCCGGCGCATGGTGTTGCTCGAACATGAGAAAAGCCAGCGCCGACATTTGAGCGCGGTGCTGAAGACGGCATTGGAGGCCTTGGATCAAGGGGCGATGCAATCCCAGTAG
- a CDS encoding ABC transporter substrate-binding protein, whose translation MNKLPILLAGLLLALGLAATDSAAAAEQPAPIHFGAIGWESGALTTEILRLIVEHGYELPTDTLPGSTVSMEVALARNDLQVIAEEWAGRSPAWVKAEQAGQVFALGDTVKHAEEGWWVPAYVIKGDSTRNLKPLAPDLRSVDDLKRYTEVFKDPEAPGKGRFLNSPSGWTSETVNSQKLKAYGLDGLYNNFRSGSGAALDAEIASAIRRGQPVLFYYWSPTPLMGRYDLVQLEEPPFDDAAWATLTDAANPRPKGSRSLPAKLSIGVSKAFRDNYPQLVAVFEKVDLPIATLNKALAHMSETRQKPRDAAIAFLRDNPQVWKAWLPAENAAKVEAGL comes from the coding sequence ATGAACAAGCTCCCCATCCTGCTGGCCGGCCTGTTGCTGGCGCTCGGTCTGGCCGCCACCGACTCCGCGGCTGCGGCCGAACAACCCGCTCCCATCCATTTCGGCGCCATCGGCTGGGAAAGCGGTGCACTGACCACCGAAATCCTGCGCCTGATCGTCGAGCATGGCTATGAACTGCCTACTGATACCCTCCCCGGCAGCACCGTCAGCATGGAGGTCGCCCTGGCACGCAACGACTTGCAGGTGATCGCCGAAGAGTGGGCTGGGCGCAGTCCTGCCTGGGTCAAGGCCGAACAGGCCGGCCAGGTCTTCGCCCTGGGCGATACCGTGAAGCACGCCGAGGAAGGCTGGTGGGTGCCGGCCTACGTGATCAAGGGCGACTCAACCCGCAACCTGAAGCCTCTGGCACCGGACCTGCGCAGCGTCGATGACCTCAAGCGCTATACCGAGGTATTCAAGGACCCCGAAGCCCCCGGCAAGGGACGCTTCCTCAACAGCCCCAGTGGCTGGACCTCCGAGACCGTCAACAGTCAGAAGCTCAAGGCCTATGGCCTGGATGGCCTGTACAACAATTTTCGCAGCGGCTCCGGCGCCGCCCTCGACGCCGAGATCGCTTCGGCCATCCGCCGTGGCCAGCCGGTGCTGTTCTACTACTGGAGCCCCACGCCGCTGATGGGCCGCTACGACCTGGTCCAGTTGGAAGAACCGCCCTTCGACGACGCGGCCTGGGCCACCTTGACCGATGCCGCCAACCCCCGGCCCAAAGGCAGCCGCTCGCTGCCAGCCAAGCTTTCCATCGGCGTGTCGAAGGCGTTTCGCGACAACTACCCGCAACTGGTCGCGGTGTTCGAGAAGGTCGACCTGCCCATTGCCACCCTGAACAAGGCCCTGGCCCACATGAGCGAAACCCGGCAGAAACCGCGCGACGCTGCGATTGCCTTCCTGCGTGACAACCCACAGGTGTGGAAAGCCTGGCTGCCGGCCGAGAACGCGGCCAAGGTCGAGGCCGGCCTGTGA
- a CDS encoding ABC transporter permease, which yields MSGGFPEALQFSFASSVNQLVDWLVLHYGDHLRSVSDQLLQLLVGLENLLRALPWWLLLLLVGLLAWHASRSLARALGLTGLLMLIGVLGLWDKLLQTLALVLVSTGLCVLLGVPLGILLATRPLARRLLLPVLDVMQTLPAFVYLIPVLMLFGLGKVPAVFATLIYALPPLVRLTQLGLAQIDPSLLQAAHGLGAGRWQRLRRIALPLALPSIMAGLNQSVMMALSMVVVASMIGARGLGEDVLAGIQTLNVGQGVEAGLAIVALAMVIDRISQAYGQPRR from the coding sequence GTGAGCGGCGGCTTTCCCGAAGCCCTGCAGTTTTCGTTCGCATCCTCGGTCAACCAGCTGGTCGATTGGCTGGTGCTGCATTACGGCGATCACCTGCGCAGCGTCTCCGACCAGTTGCTGCAGCTTCTGGTGGGGTTGGAGAACCTGCTGCGCGCCCTGCCCTGGTGGCTGCTGTTGCTGCTGGTCGGCCTGCTGGCCTGGCATGCCAGCCGCAGCCTGGCCAGGGCCCTGGGGCTGACCGGCTTGCTGATGCTGATCGGCGTGCTCGGGCTCTGGGACAAACTGTTGCAGACCCTGGCCCTGGTCTTGGTGAGCACCGGCCTGTGCGTGCTGCTCGGCGTGCCGCTGGGCATTCTCCTGGCCACCCGCCCGCTGGCCCGGCGCCTGCTACTGCCGGTGCTCGACGTGATGCAGACGCTGCCGGCTTTCGTCTACCTGATCCCGGTGCTGATGCTGTTCGGCCTGGGCAAGGTGCCGGCGGTGTTCGCCACTTTGATCTATGCCTTGCCGCCCTTGGTGCGACTGACCCAACTGGGCCTGGCGCAGATCGATCCGTCGTTGTTGCAAGCCGCCCACGGCCTGGGCGCCGGGCGCTGGCAGCGGTTGCGGCGCATCGCCCTGCCGCTGGCGCTGCCCAGTATCATGGCCGGGCTCAACCAGTCGGTGATGATGGCCCTGTCGATGGTGGTGGTGGCCTCGATGATCGGCGCCCGCGGGCTGGGCGAAGACGTGCTGGCCGGGATCCAGACCCTCAATGTCGGCCAAGGTGTCGAGGCGGGCCTGGCGATCGTGGCGCTGGCCATGGTCATCGACCGCATCAGCCAGGCCTACGGGCAGCCCAGGCGCTGA
- a CDS encoding LysE family translocator, with protein MALDTWLIYLLASIGLSLTPGPNSLLALTHGALYGARRTLFTIVGGVFGFSALIALTLFGLSALLQASASLLSVLKWVGGAYLLWLGIQLWRAPALHLQPLQGRPRLSNAELFRQGCLSAMANPKVLLFYGAFLPQFIDPQRGLLVQFVVMAATFASVECLVEYLLARLAFRIRPWLAKGGRGFNRCCGGLFALIGVALPLGR; from the coding sequence ATGGCACTCGACACCTGGCTCATCTACCTGCTGGCCAGCATCGGCCTGTCCCTGACTCCCGGGCCCAACAGCCTGCTGGCCCTGACCCACGGCGCGCTGTATGGCGCCCGGCGCACGCTGTTCACCATCGTCGGCGGCGTGTTCGGCTTCAGCGCGCTGATCGCCTTGACCCTGTTCGGCCTGAGCGCCCTGCTGCAGGCTTCGGCCTCGTTGCTGAGCGTGCTCAAGTGGGTCGGCGGCGCCTACCTGCTGTGGCTGGGGATCCAGTTGTGGCGCGCTCCGGCGCTACACCTGCAGCCGCTGCAGGGCAGGCCGCGGCTGAGCAACGCCGAGCTGTTCCGCCAGGGCTGCCTGTCGGCCATGGCCAACCCCAAGGTGCTGTTGTTCTACGGCGCCTTCCTGCCACAGTTCATCGACCCACAGCGTGGGTTGCTGGTGCAGTTCGTGGTGATGGCGGCCACCTTCGCCAGCGTCGAGTGCCTGGTCGAATACCTGCTGGCGCGCCTGGCGTTTCGCATTCGCCCCTGGCTGGCCAAAGGCGGCCGCGGCTTCAACCGTTGCTGCGGCGGCCTGTTCGCCCTGATCGGCGTGGCCTTGCCGCTGGGCCGCTGA
- a CDS encoding LysR family transcriptional regulator, with product MPIDLSRGRPPETTLPVVRPQVPLALDEQTRNCFLVTARCGCFMQAARRLNLKPVALRKRLAALEARLGYGLFVNRNNNPVLSQQGERLLMALQACEPAAPLAPPREEGVRVRLAVAEPLLQDLLGRNLINFVRQHAGMRLDVATLDGRQGAQPDADIALWLGDLRPETSAPDAGAPEALATLDYLPHIAKRYAREANRPNSLSDLQDYMLVQWQGQLDIVALAPWQALLQSRRAGVTQIQDYEMYCQLIKCSASVGLLPHYAGHLDRGLLALPGLFAEPMRRRVWLAVNAERETDPLVQVMVAAIRAAFEERREWFRPL from the coding sequence ATGCCGATCGATCTGTCCCGGGGGCGACCCCCGGAAACCACCCTGCCTGTCGTTCGCCCCCAGGTGCCGTTGGCCCTGGATGAACAGACACGCAACTGTTTTCTGGTCACCGCCCGCTGCGGCTGCTTCATGCAGGCGGCGCGGCGCTTGAACCTCAAGCCGGTGGCACTGCGCAAACGCCTGGCGGCGCTGGAGGCGCGCCTGGGCTACGGCCTGTTCGTCAACCGCAACAACAACCCGGTGCTCAGCCAGCAGGGCGAACGTTTGCTGATGGCGCTCCAGGCTTGCGAGCCTGCCGCGCCGCTGGCGCCGCCACGGGAAGAGGGCGTGCGGGTGCGCCTGGCGGTGGCCGAACCGTTGTTGCAGGACCTGCTCGGGCGCAACCTGATCAACTTCGTGCGCCAGCATGCGGGCATGCGCCTTGACGTCGCCACGCTCGATGGCCGCCAGGGCGCGCAGCCCGACGCCGATATCGCCTTGTGGCTGGGCGACCTGCGCCCAGAAACCAGCGCGCCGGACGCTGGCGCGCCCGAGGCACTGGCCACCCTGGACTATCTGCCGCATATCGCTAAGCGTTATGCCCGCGAGGCGAATCGGCCGAACAGCCTGTCCGACCTGCAGGACTACATGCTGGTGCAGTGGCAAGGGCAACTGGATATCGTCGCGCTGGCGCCTTGGCAGGCGCTGCTCCAGAGCCGTAGGGCCGGGGTAACGCAGATCCAGGACTACGAAATGTATTGCCAACTGATCAAGTGCAGCGCCAGCGTCGGTTTGTTGCCGCATTATGCCGGGCACCTGGACCGTGGCCTGCTGGCGCTGCCGGGGTTGTTCGCCGAGCCGATGCGCCGGCGGGTATGGCTGGCGGTCAATGCCGAGCGCGAGACCGATCCGCTGGTGCAGGTGATGGTCGCGGCGATTCGCGCCGCATTCGAGGAGCGACGCGAGTGGTTTCGACCGCTGTGA
- a CDS encoding CAP domain-containing protein: protein MRVPSVACLFGLTLGLFASSGAQAFTGEEAQLIDTINAYRSQAQRCGGEASLELPPLSSDTRLALSPEGTRDLQQAMTRAAYPMVNVQAISLSGPRDAKAAMKAVEESFCQVVLDPQFVDIGVSQEGRDWRIVLARPLLSGRLGDWQAEGQKLLQEVNAARNLPRQCGGQPYAAAPALAWSTTLAGVAANHTRNMANQNFFDHIDRDGRTPGDRAELAGYLYRQIGENIAAGRDTARKVVDGWLASPGHCATLMNPDFRELGAAYAMDPKSDAGIYWTAMFGTPQ, encoded by the coding sequence ATGCGCGTCCCATCCGTTGCCTGCCTCTTCGGCCTGACGCTGGGCCTGTTCGCTAGCAGTGGCGCCCAGGCCTTCACCGGCGAAGAAGCGCAACTGATCGATACGATCAACGCCTACCGCAGCCAGGCCCAGCGCTGTGGCGGCGAAGCGTCGCTGGAGCTGCCACCGCTGAGCAGCGACACGCGCCTGGCATTGTCGCCGGAAGGCACCCGCGACCTGCAGCAGGCCATGACCCGCGCCGCCTACCCCATGGTCAACGTGCAGGCCATCAGCCTGTCCGGGCCGCGTGACGCCAAGGCGGCGATGAAAGCTGTCGAGGAAAGCTTCTGCCAGGTGGTGCTCGACCCGCAGTTCGTCGATATCGGCGTCAGCCAGGAAGGTCGCGACTGGCGCATCGTCCTGGCCCGCCCGCTGCTCAGCGGGCGCCTGGGCGACTGGCAGGCCGAAGGGCAGAAACTGCTGCAGGAGGTCAACGCCGCGCGCAACCTGCCACGCCAGTGCGGCGGCCAACCCTATGCCGCGGCGCCGGCGCTGGCCTGGAGCACCACCCTGGCCGGCGTCGCCGCCAACCACACGCGCAACATGGCCAACCAGAACTTCTTCGACCATATCGACCGTGACGGGCGTACCCCGGGCGACCGCGCGGAGCTGGCCGGCTACCTGTACCGGCAGATTGGCGAGAATATCGCCGCCGGGCGCGATACCGCGCGCAAGGTGGTCGACGGCTGGCTGGCCAGCCCAGGGCATTGCGCAACCCTGATGAACCCGGACTTCCGCGAATTGGGCGCGGCCTATGCGATGGACCCCAAGAGCGATGCCGGGATCTACTGGACCGCGATGTTCGGCACGCCACAGTAA
- a CDS encoding GlxA family transcriptional regulator, with product MTPDLRLMILPLPDFALLPFGGFLDKLRFSADDEDYSRQRYCSWRILGLDATPVASSSGAVVQVEVTAQQADWREVDYLVLFGGRNAAATAALAPRYKGLLRQAAKAGVKLVSVDNAAFLLAACGLLEGHKVVLHWRHEAEFRASFPHLQVQTEQLYCIDGTRITCAGGTAAIDLAVALISHASGRARALKGLADMLVDESRDSRHALRSLELGPEQGRVVQRATALMRHHLAARLSIEALAAELGISRRQLDRQFHANHGMSAKAWWLEMRLQQARWRLLNSSHSLAQIADEVGMTDAGYLGKWLKRRFGCTAQALRRPAAAYCGVPNIAVQ from the coding sequence ATGACGCCCGACCTGCGCCTGATGATCCTGCCCTTGCCGGACTTCGCCTTGCTGCCTTTTGGCGGCTTTCTCGACAAGCTGCGGTTTTCGGCCGATGACGAGGACTACAGCCGCCAGCGCTATTGCAGCTGGCGCATCCTCGGGCTCGACGCCACGCCGGTGGCCTCGAGCAGTGGCGCGGTGGTGCAGGTGGAGGTGACGGCGCAGCAGGCCGACTGGCGCGAGGTCGACTATCTGGTGCTGTTCGGCGGGCGCAATGCCGCGGCCACCGCGGCGCTGGCCCCACGCTACAAGGGCCTGCTGCGCCAGGCCGCGAAGGCGGGCGTGAAGCTGGTGAGCGTCGACAATGCGGCGTTCCTGCTGGCGGCCTGTGGCCTGCTGGAGGGGCACAAGGTGGTCTTGCACTGGCGCCACGAGGCCGAGTTTCGCGCCAGCTTCCCGCACCTGCAGGTGCAGACCGAGCAGTTGTACTGCATCGATGGCACCCGCATCACCTGCGCCGGCGGCACCGCCGCCATCGACCTGGCCGTGGCCTTGATCAGCCATGCCAGTGGCCGGGCCCGGGCACTCAAGGGCCTGGCCGACATGCTGGTGGACGAAAGCCGCGACAGCCGCCATGCCCTGCGCTCGCTGGAGCTTGGCCCTGAGCAGGGGCGCGTGGTGCAGCGCGCCACGGCGTTGATGCGCCATCATCTGGCGGCGCGGTTGAGCATCGAGGCGCTGGCGGCGGAGCTGGGCATCAGCCGGCGTCAGCTCGACCGGCAGTTTCATGCCAACCATGGCATGAGCGCCAAGGCGTGGTGGCTGGAGATGCGCTTGCAGCAGGCACGCTGGCGGCTGCTGAACTCAAGCCACAGCCTGGCGCAGATCGCCGACGAGGTGGGCATGACCGATGCCGGCTACCTGGGCAAGTGGCTGAAGCGCCGCTTTGGCTGCACGGCGCAGGCGTTGCGCCGGCCCGCAGCGGCTTACTGTGGCGTGCCGAACATCGCGGTCCAGTAG